From Poecile atricapillus isolate bPoeAtr1 chromosome 13, bPoeAtr1.hap1, whole genome shotgun sequence, one genomic window encodes:
- the LOC131583968 gene encoding LOW QUALITY PROTEIN: protocadherin beta-15-like (The sequence of the model RefSeq protein was modified relative to this genomic sequence to represent the inferred CDS: inserted 1 base in 1 codon): MVLEILETASPGSRFPLESAQDKDVGINGLQNYSLGPNPHFSLATGTVKDGVKYLELVLQRQLDREEQGELNLLLTATDGGSPPRSGTAQVRIVVVDANDNTPVFERETYEVRLAENSPVEQLVVRVSATDPDEGSNGKVRYAFTQTSERARQLFQLNPSTGEIRVAGKLDFEEEKFHKMVVKATDGAGLSAHCKVQVEVLDVNDNAPEIALTSLTASIPEDAPPRTVVALFSVRDRDSGDNGRTECSIDGDLPFSLTPTFDNYYELRTNAALDRERTAEYNITITATDWGRKRLSSQENIFVQISDVNDNPPEFTQEVYTLSVTENNSPMLRIGSVKATDADAGKNARVNYALVRQEGKEQPEMSVNSETGDVYILRPLDYEKVPSFEVTVSAADGGSPPLSAQAVLRVVVRDENDNAPVLLHPAPDSSAAGELVPRWAPSGYLVAKVVAVDADAGQNAWLSYELAKATEPGLFRVGLHSGEVRTARAVSERDAARQRLIVLVRDRGQPARSATATLAVALVDGFSEAHLRVSEEAPAAEPDGPLTLYLIASLVCVSALFLATAVAAVVVKVRRAWRSETDTLPTFPTTATESTAGSLPRSYVYDVCFAAGTVNSEFRFLRPLFPCFPXRAAPRPGPAAELGVLAGCGQPRGRRRLDCTGQRSPL; this comes from the exons ATGGTTTTAGAGATTCTAGAAACAGCATCTCCTGGGTCCCGTTTCCCCTTGGAAAGCGCCCAGGACAAGGACGTGGGCATTAATGGTTTGCAAAACTACAGCCTCGGGCCCAATCCTCATTTCTCCCTCGCTACTGGAACAGTGAAAGATGGAGTAAAATACCTGGAACTTGTCCTACAGCGCCAGCTCGATCGTgaagagcagggagagctgaaTTTACTTCTCACCGCCACCGATGGGGGATCACCACCCAGGTCGGGCACGGCTCAGGTCCGGATCGTCGTGGTGGATGCCAATGACAACACCCCGGTCTTCGAAAGGGAGACCTACGAGGTGCGGCTGGCTGAGAACAGCCCCGTGGAGCAGCTGGTGGTCAGAGTCTCTGCCACGGATCCCGATGAAGGGTCCAACGGGAAAGTGCGCTATGCCTTCACCCAGACATCGGAGCGAGCCCGGCAGCTCTTCCAGCTGAACCCGAGCACCGGTGAAATACGAGTCGCGGGCAAGCTGGattttgaggaagaaaaattccacaagatGGTTGTGAAAGCCACGGACGGCGCGGGGTTATCTGCGCATTGCAAAGTGCAGGTGGAGGTCCTGGATGTGAATGACAACGCTCCGGAGATAGCGCTCACCTCCCTCACCGCCTCCATTCCCGAGGACGCCCCGCCACGCACCGTGGTGGCTCTGTTCAGTGTGCGGGACCGGGACTCCGGCGACAACGGCAGGACGGAGTGTTCCATCGACGGGGACTTGCCGTTCAGTCTCACCCCCACTTTTGATAATTACTACGAACTGAGAACAAACGCGGCTCTGGACAGGGAGAGGACAGCGGAATATAACATCACCATCACAGCCACGGACTGGGGCAGAAAGAGGCTGAGCTCTCAGGAAAACATCTTCGTGCAGATATCGGATGTGAACGACAACCCCCCAGAGTTCACCCAGGAGGTTTACACCTTGTCTGTCACGGAGAACAACAGCCCCATGCTCCGGATCGGCAGCGTGAAGGCCACGGACGCCGATGCAGGAAAAAACGCCCGTGTGAACTACGCACTGGTGCGGCAGGAGGGCAAAGAGCAGCCCGAAATGTCCGTCAATTCTGAAACCGGGGATGTTTATATCCTCCGCCCCCTGGACTACGAGAAGGTCCCCTCCTTCGAGGTGACAGTGAGCGCAGCCGATGGTGGCTCCCCGCCGCTCAGCGCCCAGGCCGTGCTTCGCGTGGTCGTGCGGGACGAGAACGATAACGCGCCCGTGCTGCTGCACCCGGCCCCCGACAGCAGCGCGGCCGGAGAGCTGGTGCCGCGCTGGGCACCCTCCGGCTACCTGGTGGCCAAGGTGGTGGCGGTGGACGCGGACGCGGGGCAGAACGCGTGGCTGTCGTACGAGCTGGCCAAGGCGACGGAGCCGGGGCTGTTCCGCGTGGGGCTGCACAGCGGCGAGGTGCGCACGGCGCGGGCCGTGTCCGAGCGGGACGCGGCCCGGCAGAGGCTGATCGTGCTGGTGCGGGACCGCGGGCAGCCGGCGCGCTCTGCCACCGCCACCCTCGCCGTGGCACTGGTGGACGGCTTCTCCGAAGCCCATTTACGGGTGAGCGAGGAGGCACCGGCCGCCGAGCCCGACGGGCCGCTTACTCTTTACCTCATCGCCTCCCTGGTCTGCGTGTCGGCGCTGTTCCTCGCCACCGCGGTGGCCGCCGTGGTGGTGAAGGTGCGGCGAGCCTGGCGGAGCGAGACGGACACTTTGCCCACGTTCCCGACGACTGCCACGGAGAGCACCGCGGGCTCCCTGCCCCGCAGCTACGTGTACGATGTCTGCTTCGCCGCCGGGACCGTCAACAGCGAGTTCCGCTTCCTCAGGCCCCTCTTCCCCTGCTTCC GCCGGGCTGCCCCCCGGCCCGGGCCAGCAGCGGAGCTCGGTGTGCTCGCAGGATGCGGCCAACCTCGGGGGCGAAGGCGACTGGATTGCACAG GGCAGCGCTCCCCTCTCTGA
- the LOC131584246 gene encoding LOW QUALITY PROTEIN: protocadherin beta-16-like (The sequence of the model RefSeq protein was modified relative to this genomic sequence to represent the inferred CDS: inserted 2 bases in 1 codon) gives MKLRKSEEPLPARAVALIIVLCVSGMRAESARYSVPEEAESGSFVANIAKDLGLTGEELLARQARLVPEGEKQYLQLNQHTGDLVVGEQMDREELCGQSEPCLVRFEVLLENPLQSFRAEVRLTDINDNSPVFLNKEIVLKIPESALPGTRFLLESAHDPDVGNNSLQHYSISSNEYFLVYTRRRSDGRRYAELVLDRALDREQQAEVAFSITAVDGGTPPRSGTALIRVIVLDVNDNIPVFSQTLYKVSVMENSSQDTIVVVVSASDLDSGTNGEIVYSIVQNSEENLETFKINPETGQIRLKKLLDYEETKTYEIDVQALDGGGLSTHCKVEVQVKDVNDNAPEVIITSXTSTLSEAAPLNTVVALFNVRDRDSGDNGRTACELTGEQPFRITLLAADAYALVTSETLDREQVEEYNVTVRARDEGSPALSASKTLLVRLLDVNDNAPTFTQAIYTMVISENEPAGRSLGRLTATDPDAGENSRVRYALVRPLTGALAAASFVSVDAESGTVRSLRPLDYEKVPSFEVTVSAADGGSPPLSAQAVLRVVVRDENDNAPVLLHPAPDSSAAGELVPRWAPSGYLVAKVVAVDADAGQNAWLSYELAKATEPGLFRVGLHSGEVRTARAVSERDAARQRLIVLVRDRGQPARSATATLAVALVDNLSDAFHQLGHDPASGQQPQTAEEEMLTTYLIASLCCVSSLFLLSVLVLTANTLCKARVRAELPPPSPSCYVDGDFASDGVAVGSTGTLSLPYRYEMCLTSGSGRSEFQFLRPILPSPPINAEAGLDKDKEPLHHSQPACDREDKAGGTAAPPY, from the exons ATGAAGCTGAGGAAGAGCGAGGAACCGCTCCCGGCGAGAGCGGTGGCTCTGATCATTGTCCTCTGCGTATCGGGGATGAGAGCAGAAAGCGCTCGGTACTCTGTGCCCGAAGAGGCGGAGAGTGGCTCTTTCGTGGCGAATATCGCTAAGGATTTGGGACTAACCGGTGAGGAATTATTGGCTCGTCAGGCTCGACTCgttcctgaaggagaaaagCAGTATTTACAACTGAACCAGCACACCGGGGATTTGGTGGTGGGAGAGCAGATGGACCGGGAAGAGCTGTGTGGACAGAGCGAGCCCTGCTTGGTGCGTTTtgaggtgctgctggagaaCCCGCTGCAGTCCTTCCGAGCTGAGGTAAGACTCACCGACATAAATGATAATTCTCCTGTGTTCTTAAATAAAGAGATTGTTTTAAAGATCCCGGAATCTGCACTGCCGGGGACTCGGTTTTTGCTGGAAAGCGCTCACGATCCAGACGTGGGGAACAACAGTCTTCAGCATTATAGTATCAGCTCGAACGAATATTTCCTTGTGTACACCCGGCGGCGAAGTGACGGCAGGAGGTACGCCGAGCTGGTGTTGGATCGAGCCCTGGATagggagcagcaggcagaagtTGCTTTCAGCATCACGGCTGTGGATGGTGGGACCCCACCGCGTTCTGGCACAGCTTTAATCCGCGTGATAGTCCTGGATGTAAATGATAACATCCCGGTATTTTCCCAGACTCTGTATAAAGTCTCTGTAATGGAAAATAGCTCACAGGATACCATCGTGGTGGTAGTGTCTGCTAGTGATTTGGACTCAGGCACAAATGGAGAGATCGTCTATTCCATAGTTCaaaattcagaggaaaatttagagacatttaaaataaacccagaGACAGGTCAGATTCGACTCAAAAAGCTTTTGGATtatgaagaaacaaaaacctACGAGATAGATGTTCAGGCCTTAGATGGAGGGGGCCTGTCCACGCATTGCAAGGTGGAGGTGCAGGTGAAGGATGTGAACGATAATGCCCCCGAGGTGATCATCACCTC CACCAGCACCCTCTCTGAAGCCGCTCCGCTAAACACCGTGGTCGCTCTCTTCAACGTGCGGGACCGGGACTCGGGGGACAATGGCAGGACAGCCTGCGAGCTGACAGGAGAGCAACCCTTCAGGATCACgctgctggcagctgacgcGTACGCGCTGGTGACATCAGAGACGCTGGACCGGGAGCAAGTGGAGGAATACAACGTGACGGTGCGAGCTCGAGACGAGGGCTCCCCCGCCCTCTCAGCATCCAAGACCCTGCTCGTGCGGCTCCTGGATGTGAACGACAATGCGCCCACCTTCACCCAGGCTATTTACACCATGGTGATCAGCGAAAATGAGCCCGCGGGGAGGAGCCTGGGCCGCCTCACTGCCACGGACCCTGATGCGGGAGAAAACTCACGCGTGAGATACGCGCTAGTGAGGCCACTGACAGGCGCCCTCGCCGCGGCATCATTCGTGTCAGTGGACGCGGAGAGTGGAACCGTCCGGAGTTTGCGCCCGCTGGACTATGAGAAGGTCCCCTCCTTCGAGGTGACAGTGAGCGCAGCCGATGGTGGCTCCCCGCCGCTCAGCGCCCAGGCCGTGCTTCGCGTGGTCGTGCGGGACGAGAACGATAACGCGCCCGTGCTGCTGCACCCGGCCCCCGACAGCAGCGCGGCCGGAGAGCTGGTGCCGCGCTGGGCACCCTCCGGCTACCTGGTGGCCAAGGTGGTGGCGGTGGACGCGGACGCGGGGCAGAACGCGTGGCTGTCGTACGAGCTGGCCAAGGCGACGGAGCCGGGGCTGTTCCGCGTGGGGCTGCACAGCGGCGAGGTGCGCACGGCGCGGGCCGTGTCCGAGCGGGACGCGGCCCGGCAGAGGCTGATCGTGCTGGTGCGGGACCGCGGGCAGCCGGCGCGCTCTGCCACCGCCACTCTCGCCGTGGCACTGGTGGACAATCTCTCTGATGCCTTTCACCAGCTTGGTCATGATCCTGCCAGCGGACAGCAGCCGCAGACGGCAGAGGAGGAAATGCTCACCACTTACCTCATCGCCTCCCTGTGCTGCGTCTCGTCCCTTTTCCTCTTGTCTGTCCTCGTCCTGACAGCGAATACGCTCTGCAAAGCTCGCGTCCGCGCAGaacttcctcctccttctcccagcTGTTATGTGGACGGAGACTTTGCCAGCGATGGCGTGGCCGTGGGCAGCACGGGAACTCTGTCACTGCCTTACCGCTACGAAATGTGTCTGACCAGCGGCTCGGGGAGGAGCGAATTCCAGTTCCTGAGGCCCATCCTGCCCAGCCCTCCTATCAATGCTGAGGCTGGGCTGGACAAGGACAAGGAGCCACTACACCACTCGCAGCCTGCCTGCGACAGGGAAGACAAAGCGGGGGGCACAGCCGCTCCTCCCTATTAG
- the LOC131583983 gene encoding protocadherin beta-15-like, whose amino-acid sequence MAIARQVLCLSALLWLPPARAEPIRYSVAEEAESGSLVGELAEDAGLTPAQLSARRARLVSEDGRQHFALERGSGRLLVAGRLDREELCGQSATCMLPFELLLSNPLQFFRVEVVLEDINDHSPVFPEEHVTFKIPETSEPGSRFPLDAAQDLDIGSNTVQTYSISPENEYFSVFYGSRITGKKDIELVLEKPLDTEEQAEMSFTVIAVDGGSPPRTGTTEVKIVILDVNDNAPIFTQEVYVGKVLENMPEGSIVLTVLATDQDSGVNGDISYQFSQTLGQNGSPFVIDPITGEIKITKPLDFEVADTYELRVRARDGGGLSAICKVLVEVVDVNDNAPEVVVSSFSSPLPENTAPGTVVALFTVRDRDSGANGKISCGLEDQLFFSLRPAYKNYYELVTVSALDREETARYILRVTAADAGSPPLTSTQTFTVDISDVNDNAPVFNQTSYTMYVRENNVPTVFVGAVSAADADVGLNGKVSYSLAAVQAAEGPWCSCVSVNSENGHVFVLRPLDYERLRQTEVTVSASDAGSPPLRANVSVRLVVLDENDNAPLVLYPGQESSPASSELVPVSAEAGYLITKVVAVDADSGQNSWLSYHLLRASEPGLFTVGVHSGEVRLRRPVTERDSVRQKLLVLVRDNGKPPLSATAAVSALLLKDLSDVRLPGHGSPAPEDQGGSLTTYLIIALVCVSLLFLVSTALFVARKVCKRKELKAGHVLYGADNLQSGLADGAAAGSLPRAYCYEISLTTGSGNSEFKFLKPILPSVPPQHCAVGQGPEDEQHFPCVPVSTEDTAPDNPGTLSAGHFNSLSFN is encoded by the coding sequence atGGCGATCGCAAGGCAAGTGCTTTGTCTGTCTGCTTTGCTGTGGCTGCCGCCCGCTCGCGCCGAGCCCATCCGCTACTCCGTAGCCGAGGAGGCGGAAAGCGGCTCCCTGGTAGGCGAGCTGGCGGAGGACGCGGGGCTGACGCCGGCGCAGCTCTCGGCTCGCCGCGCCCGCCTGGTGTCGGAGGACGGCCGGCAGCATTTTGCCTTAGAGCGCGGCTCCGGCCGCCTGCTCGTGGCGGGGAGGCTGGACCGGGAGGAGCTGTGCGGCCAGTCCGCCACCTGCATGCTCCCCTtcgagctgctgctctccaacCCCCTGCAGTTCTTTCGGGTCGAGGTAGTTTTGGAGGATATCAATGACCATTCGCCTGTCTTCCCCGAGGAGCATGTCACTTTTAAGATTCCTGAGACAAGTGAGCCAGGCTCTCGTTTTCCACTGGATGCGGCTCAGGACCTCGATATTGGCAGCAACACAGTCCAGACATACAGCATCTCTCCCGAGAACGAATATTTTAGTGTCTTTTATGGATCGCGGATAACAGGCAAGAAGGATATTGAACTTGTTTTGGAAAAGCCACTAGACAcagaggagcaggcagagatGAGTTTCACTGTTATTGCTGTTGATGGGGGCTCTCCTCCCAGGACTGGGACAACCGAAGTGAAAATTGTCATACTAGATGTGAATGACAATGCTCCCATCTTCACACAGGAGGTGTACGTTGGGAAGGTTTTGGAGAATATGCCAGAAGGGTCCATAGTTCTGACTGTATTAGCAACAGATCAGGATTCAGGAGTTAATGGGGACATCTCCTATCAATTCAGCCAGACATTGGGTCAGAACGGCTCTCCATTTGTGATTGACCCAATAACTGGTGAAATTAAAATCACAAAACCTCTGGACTTTGAGGTAGCAGACACTTATGAACTGCGTGTAAGAGCCAGAGATGGTGGGGGACTCTCAGCCATCTGCAAAGTGCTGGTGGAGGTGGTGGATGTGAATGACAATGCCCCAGAGGTGGTGGTCAGCTCCTTCAGCAGTCCCCTCCCCGAGAACACAGCGCCCGGCACGGTGGTTGCCCTGTTTACGGTCAGGGACCGGGATTCTGGGGCCAACGGGAAGATCTCGTGTGGCCTCGAGGATCAGCTCTTCTTCTCGCTGCGGCCAGCCTATAAGAATTACTATGAGCTGGTGACAGTGAGCGCGCTGGACCGCGAGGAGACGGCTCGCTACATCCTCAGGGTGACGGCAGCGGACGCGGGGTCGCCTCCTCTGACGAGCACGCAGACCTTCACCGTGGACATCTCGGATGTCAATGACAACGCTCCTGTCTTCAACCAGACGTCGTACACCATGTACGTGCGTGAGAACAACGTGCCCACGGTGTTTGTTGGGGCCGTCAGTGCTGCCGACGCTGATGTGGGGCTCAATGGCAAGGTGAGCTATTCCCTGGCAGCGGTGCAAGCGGCAGAAGGGCCTTGGTGCTCGTGCGTGTCTGTGAACTCTGAGAACGGGCACGTGTTTGTGCTGCGGCCCCTGGACTACGAGCGCTTGAGGCAGACGGAGGTGACGGTCAGTGCCTCTGACGCGGGCTCTCCTCCCCTCAGAGCCAACGTCAGCGTCCGCCTCGTGGTGCTGGACGAGAACGACAACGCCCCGCTGGTGCTGTACCCAGGCCAGGAGAGCAGCCCAGCGTCCAGTGAGCTGGTGCCCGTGTCGGCTGAGGCGGGCTACCTGATCACCAAAGTGGTGGCCGTGGATGCCGACTCCGGGCAGAACTCGTGGCTCTCGTACCACCTGCTGAGGGCCAGCGAGCCAGGGCTGTTCACGGTGGGTGTCCACAGCGGGGAGGTGCGTCTGAGGAGGCCGGTGACGGAGAGAGACAGCGTGAGGCAGAAGCTCCTTGTCCTGGTCAGAGACAACGGCAAGCCGCCCCTGTCGGCCACGGCAGCTGTGAGCGCGCTCCTGCTCAAGGACTTGTCAGACGTGCGCCTCCCCGGGCACGGCAGCCCGGCCCCAGAGGATCAGGGGGGCTCCCTGACCACCTATTTAATCATTGCCCTGGTGTGTgtctccctgctcttcctcGTCTCCACCGCACTCTTTGTGGCTCGCAAGGTGTGCAAGAGAAAGGAGCTGAAGGCTGGCCATGTGCTTTATGGTGCCGACAACTTGCAGAGCGGCCTGGCCGATGGGGCCGCTGCAGGGAGCCTGCCCCGCGCCTATTGCTACGAGATCAGCCTCACAACGGGCTCGGGCAACAGCGAGTTCAAATTCCTCAAGCCCATCCTCCCCAGCGTGCCACCACAGCACTGCGCCGTGGGCCAGGGCCCGGAGGATGAACAGCAtttcccctgtgtccctgtcagcACCGAGGACACGGCACCAGACAATCCTGGCACTCTCTCTGCAGGACACTTCAATTCCCTTTCCTTCAACTAG
- the LOC131583985 gene encoding protocadherin beta-15-like has product MAIARQVLCLSALLWLPPARAEPIRYSVAEEAESGSLVGELAEDAGLTPAQLSARRARLVSEDGRQHFALERGSGRLLVAGRLDREELCGQSATCMLPFELLLSNPLQFFRIEVALEDINDHSPVFPEKRVVFKIPETSEPGSRLPLEVARDLDIGSNTVQTYSISPVNQYFSVSFGSRSNGDKYLELVLEKPLDREEHAEMGFHVIAVDGGSPPRSGTIEISIIILDANDNAPIFTQERYIGKVLENMPEGSVVLTVLATDQDAGVNGEISYQLSEAADQSDSVFVIDPITGEIKITKPLDYEAAQSHELSVRATDGGGLSAICKVLVEVVDVNDNAPEVVVNSFSSPLPENTAPGTVVALFTVRDRDSGANGKITCGLEDQLFFSLRPAYKNYYELVTVSTLDREETARYILRVTAADAGSPPLTSTQTFIVDISDVNDNAPVFNQTSYTMYVRENNVPTVFVGAVSAADADVGLNGKVSYSLAAVQAAEGPWCSCVSVNSENGHVFVLRPLDYERLRQTEVTVSASDAGSPPLRANVSVRLVVLDENDNAPLVLYPGQESSSASSELVPMSAEAGYLITKVVAVDADSGQNSWLSYHLLRASEPGLFTVGVHSGEVRLRRPVTERDSVRQKLLVLVRDNGKPPLSATAAVSALLLKDLSDVRLPGHGSPAPEDQGGSLTTYLIIALVCVSLLFLVSTALFVARKVCKRKELKAGHVLYGADNLQSGLADGAAAGSLPRAYCYEISLTTGSGNSEFKFLKPILPSVPPQHCAVGQGPEDEQHFPCVPVSTEDTAPDNPGTLSAGHFNSLSFN; this is encoded by the coding sequence atGGCGATCGCAAGGCAAGTGCTTTGTCTGTCTGCTTTGCTGTGGCTGCCGCCCGCTCGCGCCGAGCCCATCCGCTACTCCGTAGCCGAGGAGGCGGAAAGCGGCTCCCTGGTAGGCGAGCTGGCGGAGGACGCGGGGCTGACGCCGGCGCAGCTCTCGGCTCGCCGCGCCCGCCTGGTGTCGGAGGACGGCCGGCAGCATTTTGCCTTAGAGCGCGGCTCCGGCCGCCTGCTCGTGGCGGGGAGGCTGGACCGGGAGGAGCTGTGCGGCCAGTCCGCCACCTGCATGCTCCCCTtcgagctgctgctctccaacCCGCTGCAGTTCTTTCGGATCGAGGTGGCTCTGGAGGATATCAATGACCATTCACCTGTTTTCCCCGAGAAACGAGTCGTTTTTAAGATTCCGGAGACGAGCGAGCCAGGCTCTCGTCTCCCACTAGAGGTGGCTCGAGACCTCGATATTGGCAGCAACACAGTCCAGACATACAGCATCTCTCCCGTGAACCAATATTTTAGTGTCTCCTTTGGAAGTCGGAGTAATGGAGACAAATATCTTGAACTTGTTTTGGAAAAGCCACTAGACAGAGAGGAGCATGCAGAGATGGGTTTCCATGTTATTGCTGTGGACGGTGGCTCTCCTCCCAGAAGCGGCACCATCGAGATCTCTATTATCATTCTGGATGCAAATGACAATGCTCCCATCTTCACACAAGAGCGTTATATTGGGAAGGTTTTGGAGAACATGCCAGAAGGGTCAGTAGTGCTGACTGTGCTGGCAACAGATCAAGATGCAGGAGTAAATGGGGAAATTTCCTACCAACTCAGTGAAGCTGCAGACCAGAGTGACTCAGTATTTGTGATTGATCCCATAACGGGTGAAATTAAAATCACAAAACCGCTGGACTATGAGGCAGCACAAAGTCATGAACTGAGTGTGAGAGCCACAGATGGTGGGGGACTCTCAGCCATCTGCAAAGTGCTGGTGGAGGTGGTGGATGTGAATGACAATGCCCCAGAGGTGGTGGTCAACTCGTTCAGCAGTCCCCTCCCCGAGAACACAGCGCCCGGCACGGTGGTTGCCCTGTTTACGGTCAGGGACCGGGATTCTGGGGCCAACGGGAAGATCACGTGTGGCCTCGAGGATCAGCTCTTCTTCTCGCTGCGGCCAGCCTATAAGAATTACTATGAGCTGGTGACAGTGAGCACGCTGGACCGCGAGGAGACGGCTCGCTACATCCTCAGGGTGACGGCAGCAGACGCGGGGTCACCTCCTCTGACGAGCACGCAGACCTTCATCGTGGACATCTCGGATGTCAATGACAACGCCCCCGTCTTCAACCAGACGTCGTACACCATGTACGTGCGTGAGAACAACGTGCCCACGGTGTTTGTTGGAGCCGTCAGCGCTGCCGACGCTGACGTGGGGCTCAATGGCAAGGTGAGCTATTCCCTGGCAGCGGTGCAAGCGGCAGAAGGGCCTTGGTGCTCGTGCGTGTCTGTGAACTCTGAGAACGGGCACGTGTTTGTGCTGCGGCCCCTGGACTACGAGCGCTTGAGGCAGACGGAGGTGACGGTCAGTGCCTCTGACGCGGGCTCTCCTCCCCTCAGAGCCAACGTCAGCGTCCGCCTCGTGGTGCTGGATGAGAACGACAACGCCCCGCTGGTGCTGTACCCaggccaggagagcagctcagcGTCCAGTGAGCTGGTGCCCATGTCGGCTGAGGCGGGCTACCTGATCACCAAAGTGGTGGCCGTGGATGCCGACTCCGGGCAGAACTCGTGGCTCTCGTACCACCTGCTGAGAGCCAGCGAGCCAGGGCTGTTCACGGTGGGTGTCCACAGCGGGGAGGTGCGTCTGAGGAGGCCGGTGACGGAGAGAGACAGCGTGAGGCAGAAGCTCCTTGTCCTGGTCAGAGACAACGGCAAGCCGCCCCTGTCGGCCACGGCAGCTGTGAGCGCGCTCCTGCTCAAGGACTTGTCAGACGTGCGCCTCCCCGGGCACGGCAGCCCGGCCCCAGAGGATCAGGGGGGCTCCCTGACCACCTATTTAATCATTGCCCTGGTGTGTgtctccctgctcttcctcGTCTCCACCGCACTCTTTGTGGCTCGCAAGGTGTGCAAGAGAAAGGAGCTGAAGGCTGGCCATGTGCTTTATGGTGCCGACAACTTGCAGAGCGGCCTGGCCGATGGGGCCGCTGCAGGGAGCCTGCCCCGCGCCTATTGCTACGAGATCAGCCTCACAACGGGCTCGGGCAACAGCGAGTTCAAATTCCTCAAGCCCATCCTCCCCAGCGTGCCACCACAGCACTGTGCCGTGGGCCAGGGCCCGGAGGATGAACAGCAtttcccctgtgtccctgtcagcACCGAGGACACGGCACCAGACAATCCTGGCACTCTCTCTGCAGGACACTTCAATTCTCTTTCCTTCAACTAG